DNA sequence from the Antennarius striatus isolate MH-2024 chromosome 3, ASM4005453v1, whole genome shotgun sequence genome:
AGAGGAAAAGGTTAAACAGATGACATGATGAACAGAGTTTTTATTGTAAGAAAGCATGGATTGTGTTCGCAAGAAAAATCAGGAAGCTGCAACAAATATTTGATGGTTTGATATGTATGgcatttcaatatttttgtcttACTGACCAAACAATTCATGGattaataaaggaaaatattggcagatgtagccgcaagagggcacaagccagtgtcttattttgcCAGTCctaagcccggataaatacagagggttgtgtcaggatgggcatctgacataaaacttttgccaaatcaaacatgcaaatccaatctatgacttccataccggatcggtcaaggcctgGGTTAataacgaccgccatcggtgctgttcacctgcAGAGTGACGGTGGAAAGTCTAttaacaggtgccagtagtgtgatgggaagatggaaagagtactttcaagagttgatgaacgtggaaaatgagagagaacaaagactagaagaggtgactgttgtgaacCAGGAATTAGCAAAAATTAgtcaagatgaagtgaggagggcattgaagtggatgaagagcggaaaggcagtcggccctgataaTATACCTgaagaggtttggaagtgtctaggagaggtggcagtagagtttcggactgggttgttcaacaggatcttcaatagtgagaagatgcctgaggaatggaggagaagtgtgctggtgcccatttttaagaacaagagagatgtgcagagttgtggcaactacagaggaataaagctgatgagccatacaacgAAGTTGTAGTTGAAGAGTAGTTGAAGGCTAGACTAAGGgaagaagtgaacatttgtgagcagcagcatggtttcatgccaaaaaaagagtactacagatgcagtatttgctttgaggatgctgacagagaagtacagagaaggccagagggagctgcattgtgtttttgtagatctggagaaagcttatgacagggtgcccagagaggaactgtggtattgtatgaggaagtctggagtgtcagagaagtatgttacagcggtgcaggacatgtatgaggactgtaagacagtggtgaggtgtgctgtgggtgtgacagaggagttcaaggtggaggtgggactgcatcagggatcagctttgagccccttcttgttcgctatggtgatggacaggctgacagacgaggccagacaggaatctccatggactatgatgtttgcagatgacattgcgatctgcagtgagagcagggaacaggtggaggagaagctagagaggtggaggtttgtcctggaaaggagaggaatgaaggttagccgcagtaagacagagtacatgtgtgtgaatgagagggacccaagtggaagagtgaggttacagggagaagagatcaagaaggtggaggattttaagtacttcgggtcaacagtccagagcaatggagagtgtggaaaagaggtgaagaagcgtgtacaggcaggatggaacgggtggaggaaagtgtcaggtgtgatgtgtgatagaagagtttcagctaaaaaggaaaggaaaggtgtacaaaactgtggtgagaccagcgatgttgtttggtctagagacagtgtcactgaggaaaagacgggagacagagctggaggtagcagagatgaagatgctgaggttctctctgggagtgaccaggaaggataggatcaggtatgagtacatcagagggacagcacatgttagaggttttggagataaagtcagagaggccagactgagatggtttggacatgtccagaggagagatagtgaatatattggtagaaggatgctgagttttgaactgccaggcaggaggcctagaggaagaccaaagaggaggtttatggatgtaatgagggaagacatgaaggtagttggtgtgagagaagaggatgcagaagacagggttagacggaggcaactgattcgctgtggcgactcctgaagggaaaagccgaaagaaaaagaagaaaaccgtaaaaaataaaataaatagtttgtagctATTTCggggaattttgttttttgttggtggtcctggaacacattagcTGCGAGTAACATGTGATTAGTGTACCCCCATCCCTCAATGGGGGAATAATCCTGACTGATTGTTGTAGAATGACGCCTCCTGGGGGCAGTAAGAGGTAACTGAACAGCTGACGGAACCAGAAACATTCAACATACGCGACAAGGAAAGGATAACAGTGGAAGATGTGACTGGGATGAATGAAGGaagggaaaagagagaaattTGGAGAGAAAAGGTGGAAAtaggaaaaacaagaaaaggcaGAGTAAAAGGAAAGCGAGGAATGCAGGACTTggtagaaattttttttctaaaaacccaacaacaacaaaaaacagaaggaCACAGCTCCAAACATAGCAGCTCCCAGATTCTGTGAGGAAACGAATGTTGACTTGGGGAGTaagagaaaagcagagagaCGCTTCTCGGTAATCAGAAGCTGAACAGTGGGTGAGACTGGCTCCTTGTAGTTTACCTGTAAATACGTGGTTTTCATACTGTCTCCTGAACAGAGGCATCAGGTTGGGAGCTACTGTCACCTCTGGAACTTCAGCTGCGTAGGAGGCCTCCATAGAAGTAAACTAGGAGAAATACAGATGAAAACAGAACTCACATGCCTGTCTTGCAttgaatttaatatattttcagtCTCTGATGTAAAATGTGTGTCAAGTTTTAAAGGTTGCAGTTTCTTTAATAGCATCTTTAAGTACAAGTCTGTTTAAATAATGGACATCCTTCCTTGTGAGATCATTTTGCTCTTGGTTCCTACCTCTGGCAGCTGTTGCGTTATCCTTATCTGACTGTGAGGGTGGTCATCAATTTGAAATTTGTGCGCCTCAACTCGCCCCTTCCGGTGGCCCTTTGGGATGATTCTCTGTCCTCTCCACCAATAAAAGTTAACCTGGGGATTAAGATCtggcaaaacaaacaagcaatatGTGGTCAAAAAGACAGTTCTCCAGAACACTCACCATCTTGGTCAGAGATCTGATCCATCAGTTCAACCTGAAGCTGGTGGGAGTTTGGCTCCATAGAATTAATCCCAGGATTGAACCTCAAAACTCTTTGATGTCTGGACAGTGACCTATTAAACTTTCTAAAATACAATGTGTGTAAACTACTCTTCTGCTtgtgttaaaattaaaattgaagtttctaaagtttttttgttgatcaAAAATTTGTTAGtgcaagaaaatgtttttattcctcagtgataatgtgaaaaaaacaaactcttaATAGTTTTCTGAAAGTGATTGTGGCGTTCTAACTCCAGGATTTGTTGATACCAAATTCTAGTGTCTTGCTTAAAATATTACTgttaaattattgatttattttgtcttcaagatgaatgaatacGTATTTTGTAAACACTTATTCTACAAGAAGACAGTTTAACATACGTAAAAGTATGGTCATTAAATAGCTCCACTGTCATAATATTCACATAGTTAATAATTGATGGCCAAAATactgaaaatgcaaaatgttcTCCAAACAACAGGAATAAGATCACAGAGACCCTTTGAGAGGTAAAACACGTGGTTTCCATTGCTTAGTTCTATGACAGGAGCTACATTTTCAACAATCTGTCTGGAACCAGGTGAGGAATCCTTACCCACGCTGGCCTGGAGGAGCAGTGGGTTGTACTTGGCCAGACTGAAGGTGAGTCCAGTCACCAGGTTTCTCAGAAAAGGTGCAACCATCTGCTCCTGGTCTCTGTACACGAAGGTTCTTGGCTTCTTTGTATGCCAATGCACGGATAAAATCGCTCGAGTCACCACAGAACGGATGTCTTCGAACGCATCACGGTCAATCCCCGGTAAAGTGGCTTGGGTCGCTGCTGGGGGAGAGCTGCCCTCCTCGGTGCTCTTCTCCTCGGTGCTCTTCTCCTGACCCAGAGAAAACTTCTCAGGGAGGCCCGAAACATATGCTGTCTTGGTAAAGTGTTGGTACCATCTGTCAGCATTCCGTGCGAAAGTCTGAGGGTAAACCACGAATTTCATTCGCTGCATCCGAGTGATGGTGGCGAGCTTCTCTTCCACGGGAGACGCGATTGTTTTTTTCACCCATTCCTCCAGCTGTCGCGCCTTTGCAGCTTTACTTTTAGCCGTAAGAGAATGAACGATAGGGGGATACGCAGGCTTCTTGGCCGCAGCCTCGGTGTGGACCAGCTTTAGATGGAACAGCAAGGGCAGTCTGCTGCGGGCCGCCATGATTCTCGTGTGAATTCCACTTCCGTTTTCTTGACACGTAACTAACGCGCTCCGTTAACAGCGCCCCCTACTGCACGAAAAGTCACCGGGAAATTCTTTCTTTAAGTGTGTTTCTGCCTAAATATTTAAGAATATGTgtcaactgaaaaaaaagtgcaattaataaatctttttttttttttggcgtggCAAACATCGGAGGAGTTTCTGACGCAACTAATCTTTTGTTAACACTTCAGAACGTTGGGGCTCTTGAATAAAGCTTTCTTGGCATTAAGACGTGCACTTTACTGCCACGCATAATGTAGTAAATTTCTACCTTTCTCACTGATATAATACGTAGATAACAGAGGCGATCGTTGTAATTTACAAATTTGTCGAGTAAGAGCCACAGAGTGCTGTTTCACGAAGCGCAGCACCATTTTTGCTCTGGTAAATTACGTTATATGTGAGTCTAGAATTTGAACCGCATTTTTGCATAAAAACATAGGTATTGCATAAGTATTGTCAAACAGACCACACCTTCGTAGTTTCCGTTTTCACTTAATAAGCAACAGAATACATTCTTAACGATCTCtcacttattttttctttagtttgatGTTAATGTCGAAGACGTCTTGACAAGTCAGGACAAGTTTAAAAAATCCCCACCGGACCTGAACGTTACAGTAGTAGCTGACCAGTGAACAGACGGACTGTATTGACATCCGGCCGACCTGCAGCTCCTCGACGGACGATGTATTTACGTCAGATCGTCCGGACACAGTTCGTCTGGACCAGAACAGCTGGTCTCTGCTGTTTGCACCGACCCTGTCGAGCCGAGGTAGTTACTCTGAAAAGCTGTCTTCTTGTCATTCTTGTAAACGTTGTGTTTACTTCCACTGCAGCAGAACATTCAGACAGCAGTGTCCTGCCACCACAGGTTGGGTCCATTCCACCTTAGTGCTTTGGGTGCGTGTTGCGTTCAGGCTCGCAACAGATTTCTGTTAATAATTGTTGTGTTGTGTCCCCTGACCTCCAGAGACCTCTGTGTACCAGAGATGATGAGGTGAGGCTGGCAGAGGAGGCGGCCAAAAAGTATGGTTCCCCAGCTCCAACCATCTTCTCCAAAATCCTCGACAAGACCATCCCTGCGGATATTATTTACGAAGATGATAAGGTAAATAAACAGCCTCTTCAAAACAGGCCCATGCTTTGCCACAtagtttttttc
Encoded proteins:
- the mrps30 gene encoding large ribosomal subunit protein mL65, with amino-acid sequence MAARSRLPLLFHLKLVHTEAAAKKPAYPPIVHSLTAKSKAAKARQLEEWVKKTIASPVEEKLATITRMQRMKFVVYPQTFARNADRWYQHFTKTAYVSGLPEKFSLGQEKSTEEKSTEEGSSPPAATQATLPGIDRDAFEDIRSVVTRAILSVHWHTKKPRTFVYRDQEQMVAPFLRNLVTGLTFSLAKYNPLLLQASVDLNPQVNFYWWRGQRIIPKGHRKGRVEAHKFQIDDHPHSQIRITQQLPEFTSMEASYAAEVPEVTVAPNLMPLFRRQYENHVFTGSKLPDPACFGHTQFHLVPDRYRRDRMAKMQQLDQVEVFLRANALTSLFAWTGAQAMYQGFWNYEDVTRPFVSQAVITDGKFFNFFCYQLNTLALSVETDADNPRKNVLWGNETLKLYDRVEDGVVVGLNDDVIRLLVQFLINQP
- the hint2 gene encoding histidine triad nucleotide-binding protein 2, mitochondrial isoform X1, producing MYLRQIVRTQFVWTRTAGLCCLHRPCRAEVVTLKSCLLVILVNVVFTSTAAEHSDSSVLPPQRPLCTRDDEVRLAEEAAKKYGSPAPTIFSKILDKTIPADIIYEDDKCLAFRDVNPQAPVHFLVIPRVPIPRISEVKDADAELLGHLLVVAKNVARQESLNEGYRVVINDGKHGAQSVYHLHIHVIGGRQMKWPPG